One Tetrapisispora phaffii CBS 4417 chromosome 3, complete genome DNA segment encodes these proteins:
- the FAF1 gene encoding Faf1p (similar to Saccharomyces cerevisiae FAF1 (YIL019W); ancestral locus Anc_7.192) — MGGSGDEGDYARALEAQRRAFEAQFGSLESMGFDDKTKNIEEEGSGSESDLGNSESDNDLSDESVDSELELESESEAGVEVESVKKEVVRKGPKVIKFQESFRDGQFITPSKKEQKLVRSGKTLTQVKKTELKHAMEELDKNEDSDENEELEKENLENDLQLQQFLRESHLLSSLNSGSSTTEAGSGARQTLQNMDSTHSKDITFQDDMLTGKARARTLEMRLNRLSKINGNAHKIGKLEKVPMQIRKGMVKSHVTKINRFEQEAKDGGIVLAKVKKGQFRKIDATYKKDIERRIGTSIKTKDRQRNSMRKRGLKIQSVGRSTRNGLVISKQEIARINGTDKPKQKHKKGRR; from the coding sequence ATGGGTGGCTCCGGGGATGAAGGCGATTATGCCAGGGCCTTAGAAGCTCAAAGGCGAGCATTTGAAGCACAATTCGGTTCGTTAGAGTCGATGGGGTTTGACGATAAGACAAAGAACATTGAAGAAGAGGGATCTGGCTCTGAGAGTGACTTGGGAAACTCTGAGAGTGATAATGATTTATCTGATGAAAGTGTTGATTCTGAATTGGAATTGGAATCGGAATCGGAAGCAGGAGTGGAAGTGGAATCAGTTAAGAAAGAAGTTGTGAGAAAGGGTCCTAAAGTGATCAAGTTTCAAGAATCGTTTAGAGATGGACAGTTTATCACACCAAGTAAGAAGGAGCAAAAACTGGTAAGAAGCGGTAAGACATTGACACAGGTTAAAAAGACCGAGTTAAAGCATGCAATGGAGGAACTAGACAAGAACGAAGATAGTGATGAGAATGAAGAActagaaaaagaaaatttggAAAACGATCTCCAGTTGCAACAGTTTTTAAGGGAATCTCACTTGTTGAGTTCGTTAAATTCTGGAAGCAGTACTACAGAAGCTGGCTCCGGGGCTAGACAAACGTTACAGAACATGGATAGCACACATTCTAAAGACATTACTTTTCAAGATGATATGTTGACAGGGAAAGCAAGAGCCAGAACTTTAGAAATGAGATTGAATCGATTATCCAAAATAAATGGTAACGCTCATAAGATCGGCAAACTTGAGAAGGTCCCGATGCAAATTAGAAAAGGTATGGTTAAATCGCATGTTACAAAGATCAATAGATTTGAACAAGAAGCAAAAGATGGTGGTATTGTATTGGCTAAAGTGAAGAAGGGCCAGTTCAGAAAGATCGATGCAACATATAAGAAAGACATCGAGAGAAGAATTGGTACAAGTATTAAAACCAAGGATAGACAAAGAAACAGTATGCGTAAGCGTGGATTAAAGATCCAAAGTGTTGGTAGATCGACAAGAAATGGGTTAGTGATATCGAAACAGGAAATAGCACGTATCAACGGAACAGATAAACCAAAACAAAAGCACAAGAAGGGAAGAAGATAA
- the TPHA0C04445 gene encoding 60S ribosomal protein uL2 (similar to Saccharomyces cerevisiae RPL2A (YFR031C-A) and RPL2B (YIL018W); ancestral locus Anc_7.187), with protein sequence MGRVIRNQRKGAGSIFTSHTRLRQGAAKLRSLDYAERHGYIRGVVKQIIHDAGRGAPLAKVVFRDPYKFKLREEIFIANEGVHTGQFIYAGKKASLNVGNVLPLGSVPEGTIISNVEERPGDRGAIARASGNYVIVIGHNTDDNKTRVRLPSGAKKIISSDARGVIGVIAGGGRVDKPLLKAGRAFHKYKVKRNSWPKTRGVAMNPVDHPHGGGNHQHIGKASTISRGAVAGQKAGLIAARRTGLLRGSQKTQD encoded by the exons ATGG GTAGAGTTATTCGTAACCAAAGAAAGGGTGCTGGTTCCATCTTCACCTCTCACACCAGATTAAGACAAGGTGCTGCCAAGCTAAGATCTCTAGATTACGCTGAACGTCACGGTTACATCCGTGGTGTCGTCAAGCAAATCATCCACGATGCTGGTAGAGGTGCTCCATTAGCTAAGGTTGTTTTCCGTGACCCATACAAGTTCAAGTTAAGAGAAGAAATCTTCATCGCCAATGAAGGTGTCCACACTGGTCAATTCATCTACGCTGGTAAGAAAGCTTCCTTAAATGTTGGTAACGTTTTACCATTAGGTTCCGTCCCAGAAGGTACTATTATTTCCAATGTTGAAGAAAGACCAGGTGACAGAGGTGCTATTGCTAGAGCTTCTGGTAACTACGTTATCGTTATCGGTCACAACACTGATGACAACAAAACTAGAGTCAGATTACCTTCTGGTGCTAAGAAGATCATCTCTTCCGATGCCAGAGGTGTCATCGGTGTCATCGCCGGTGGTGGTAGAGTTGACAAGCCATTGTTAAAGGCTGGTCGTGCTTTCCACAAGTACAAGGTTAAGAGAAACTCATGGCCAAAGACTAGAGGTGTTGCCATGAATCCAGTTGATCACCCTCACGGTGGTGGTAACCATCAACATATTGGTAAGGCTTCTACTATCTCTAGAGGTGCTGTTGCTGGTCAAAAGGCTGGTTTAATTGCCGCTAGAAGAACCGGTCTATTAAGAGGTTCTCAAAAGACTCAAGAttag
- the PHO4 gene encoding phosphate-sensing transcription factor PHO4 (similar to Saccharomyces cerevisiae PHO4 (YFR034C); ancestral locus Anc_7.191), whose translation MMVEDEDKDMNFGVEQASQSILDQVDAYLQDNIMTSNIGIKGNPHSGVGAAGNDDSGVHTNVALQQAWGSIHLDDESFNNMMDYNILDKGIGSGGADVGHWSGEGEPNVPLQLPNPPVPQDFIFSPMLDPNNAANDGKKKMSANSNASPFMVPFEPSSGVVFANDNTGMINTPYLRGNKETKKNGSVSGSNSGGMQMVGGFSPLTSPAITPITTSKKVVKNSPRMSLMNSNNGLPRNASHADTKRDKRTVKNGNSSTSTPNSVTNSHEVWDELMFRLPVSSMSVSLSAGEQNKENDENVYETNTHGYPKVVLPSHSTTSFDKEDDHILDRNLLYDNDDAYHEDNDCNNNENNEDIDNIKPRKNKTKQAHKNDIDIDTSSIGGGDTAKYVKTLRATESPVIKPKVMSQSSWKKRQLSQSQMNNIVKDIKPYQYEASSLTASNELIGTINNMEDAAASSMTDNSENSSSGNKMGGLKKVRTNDDETAKRNIHKAAEQERRNRLNLALNRLKLLIPEDLKQSVEVPSKATTVELACQYIEQLKSQLQQK comes from the coding sequence atgatgGTAGAAGATGAGGACAAAGACATGAATTTTGGTGTTGAGCAAGCATCACAGAGTATACTTGACCAAGTTGATGCGTATTTGCAAGATAATATTATGACTTCGAATATAGGCATTAAGGGGAATCCTCATTCTGGTGTCGGTGCGGCTGGAAATGATGACTCTGGAGTACATACGAATGTAGCATTACAACAGGCATGGGGGTCCATTCATTTAGATGATGAGAGTTTCAATAATATGATGGATTATAATATACTAGATAAAGGCATTGGAAGTGGCGGTGCTGATGTCGGGCATTGGAGCGGTGAAGGTGAACCCAACGTACCATTACAGTTGCCAAACCCTCCTGTGCCACAagattttatattttcgCCAATGTTGGATCCAAATAATGCAGCCAACGATGgtaagaagaagatgagtGCCAATAGCAACGCCTCGCCCTTTATGGTCCCTTTCGAACCCAGTTCAGGAGTCGTTTTCGCTAATGACAACACTGGTATGATCAATACTCCATATTTAAGAGGAAACAAAGAGACGAAGAAGAACGGCAGTGTGAGTGGGAGCAATAGCGGTGGAATGCAGATGGTTGGAGGTTTCTCGCCGCTGACCTCTCCAGCCATCACGCCAATCACCACATCCAAGAAAGTCGTCAAAAATAGTCCGCGTATGAGTTTAATGAACTCGAATAACGGGCTTCCGAGAAACGCTTCCCATGCCGACACTAAGAGAGATAAGAGGACTGTCAAGAATGGCAATAGCAGCACCAGCACCCCCAATTCGGTGACGAATAGTCATGAAGTTTGGGATGAACTTATGTTTAGGTTGCCTGTGAGTAGTATGAGCGTGTCTCTAAGCGCAGGAGAACAGAATAAAGAAAACGACGAGAATGTGTATGAGACCAACACACATGGCTATCCGAAGGTGGTGCTGCCATCGCATTCGACTACCTCATTCGATAAGGAAGACGATCATATATTAGACAGGAACTTGCTATACGACAACGATGATGCCTACCATGAGGATAACgattgtaataataatgaaaataatgaggatattgataatattaaaccCAGGAAAAACAAGACCAAACAAGCTCACAagaatgatattgatatagACACGAGTAGCATCGGGGGCGGCGACACTGCGAAATACGTCAAGACGTTACGGGCCACAGAGTCCCCTGTGATAAAGCCAAAAGTGATGTCGCAGAGCTCGTGGAAGAAAAGACAGTTGTCGCAATCGCAAATGAACAACATAGTCAAGGACATCAAACCATATCAATACGAAGCATCCAGTCTAACGGCTAGTAACGAGCTAATAGGaacaattaataacatGGAAGACGCGGCAGCGTCTTCCATGACTGATAACTCCGAGAACAGCAGTTCAGGCAACAAGATGGGTGGTCTTAAGAAAGTAAGAACCAATGACGACGAAACCGCTAAGCGAAACATCCACAAGGCAGCCGAACAAGAAAGGAGAAACAGATTGAACTTGGCATTGAACCGATTAAAACTATTGATCCCCGAAGATTTAAAGCAATCGGTAGAAGTCCCGTCAAAAGCCACCACCGTCGAACTAGCATGTCAATACATAGAGCAGCTGAAATCCCAATTGCAACAGAAGTAA
- the RRT5 gene encoding Rrt5p (similar to Saccharomyces cerevisiae YFR032C; ancestral locus Anc_7.188), with protein MVDSAENSSQANIENTNVNQEVVNEGVGVTEVLVNEATVVAADESDNKEIPRIYIGNLDYSATEDELFNFLKEYEVVSVIVPSHTVRGFLSSHVRPLGIAYADFNTVEKAKEVVEALSNKKFKNRKIKVKLYKPFKPDNLLKPKKKVSGGKQRRLTVLRRYKQDDNEENKKKGSEEDDVSKKSYKVTQPTSIDTVYCGYLPKNTTDTDLREHFKGYNPQEIWIFRTRTTKGPRHLQIHRHYTAALITLSTTEPIDKISEVSSEKKLLNKTITVKPAYLSKIQEVRRIAEQNGLVEPPENDNQPEQQETVAVTDEQQVVPAAQENTNLSEIAVN; from the coding sequence atggttGATTCCGCCGAAAATAGCAGTCAAGCAAACATAGAAAACACAAATGTTAACCAAGAAGTAGTTAATGAAGGTGTTGGTGTTACCGAAGTTCTAGTAAATGAAGCTACTGTAGTTGCCGCTGATGAATCGGACAATAAAGAAATTCCcagaatatatattggtaATTTAGACTATTCAGCCACTGAGGATGaattgttcaattttttgaaagaatatGAAGTTGTTTCTGTTATTGTCCCGAGTCATACCGTTAGAGGTTTTTTGTCTAGTCATGTGCGTCCACTAGGTATTGCCTACGCTGACTTCAATACTGTCGAAAAGGCAAAAGAAGTGGTTGAAGCTCTATCTAATAAGAAGtttaaaaatagaaaaattaaagttaaattatataaaccaTTTAAACCAGATAATTTGTTAAaaccaaagaaaaaagTATCTGGTGGGAAACAAAGAAGGTTGACTGTTTTGAGAAGGTACAAGCAGGAcgataatgaagaaaataaaaagaaaggttcagaagaagatgatgtCTCAAAAAAAAGTTACAAGGTGACACAACCGACTTCAATTGATACAGTTTACTGTGGATatttaccaaaaaataCTACTGACACAGATTTACGTGAACATTTTAAGGGTTACAACCCTCAGGAGATCTGGATTTTTAGAACTAGAACAACAAAGGGACCAAGACATTTGCAAATACACCGTCACTATACTGCAGCTTTAATTACTTTGAGCACGACAGAaccaattgataaaatttccGAAGTGAGCTCTGAGaaaaagttattaaataaaacgATAACTGTTAAACCAGCATATCTCTCTAAAATTCAAGAAGTTAGAAGAATTGCAGAACAAAACGGCCTAGTAGAACCTCCTGAAAATGATAACCAGCCAGAGCAACAAGAAACCGTTGCTGTGACTGACGAACAACAGGTAGTCCCAGCTGCTCAAGAAAATACTAACTTGTCGGAGATTGCTGTCAATTGA
- the HIS6 gene encoding 1-(5-phosphoribosyl)-5- ((5-phosphoribosylamino)methylideneamino)imidazole-4-carboxamide isomerase HIS6 (similar to Saccharomyces cerevisiae HIS6 (YIL020C); ancestral locus Anc_7.193) has product MTKFVGCIDLHNGQVKQIVGATLTQKESDVPVTNFVSNKPSSYFSRLYKDNNIEGCHVIKLGPNNDTAALEALKQSPNFLQVGGGINDSNCLEWLQYASKVIVTSWLFDDNGKFLMGRLQELSSKCGADRIVVDLSCRRTSDTKWIVAMNKWQKLTDLELNEETFIELSQYTDEFLIHAADVEGLSNGIDEALVEKLYQWTKNIAKPLKIVYAGGAKSVTDLDLVNRLSKGKVDLTYGSSLDLFGGNLVKFDDCCAWNNSHK; this is encoded by the coding sequence ATGACGAAATTTGTTGGCTGCATCGACTTACATAATGGACAAGTGAAACAAATCGTTGGAGCTACTCTCACGCAGAAGGAGTCAGATGTGCCAGTCACCAATTTCGTCTCTAATAAACCATCTTCATATTTCTCAAGACTATACAAggataataatattgagGGTTGCCATGTAATTAAATTGGGTCCAAATAATGATACTGCTGCGTTAGAGGCTTTGAAACAGTCGCCTAACTTTTTACAAGTAGGAGGTGGAATTAATGATTCAAATTGTTTAGAATGGTTACAGTATGCAAGCAAAGTGATTGTCACCAGCTGGCTTTTTGACGACAATGGTAAGTTTCTAATGGGGAGATTACAAGAACTGTCCAGTAAATGCGGTGCCGATAGGATCGTAGTCGATCTGAGTTGTAGAAGAACTAGTGATACAAAATGGATTGTTGCAATGAACAAATGGCAAAAATTAACGGATTTAGAATTGAACGAGGAAACATTTATAGAATTGAGTCAATATACTGACGAGTTTCTGATACATGCAGCAGATGTAGAAGGCCTATCTAATGGAATTGATGAGGCTTTGGTGGAAAAATTATACCAATGGACTAAGAACATTGCAAAACCTCTAAAGATTGTATATGCAGGTGGAGCAAAATCCGTTACCGATCTTGATCTTGTTAATAGGCTCAGTAAAGGTAAAGTTGACTTAACTTACGGTAGTTCACTAGATCTATTTGGTGGTAATCTAGttaaatttgatgattGTTGTGCATGGAATAATTCACATAAATAG
- the QCR6 gene encoding ubiquinol--cytochrome-c reductase subunit 6 (similar to Saccharomyces cerevisiae QCR6 (YFR033C); ancestral locus Anc_7.190), with product MFSVTEYLEDLKEAFIPTVAKAEDEVDEDEEEEDEDEDEEDEDEASDQMEALRKAALETPEGQELHKHYLDCVARVEKAKESPDYDSLDYKEDCVEEFFHLQHYSDSQIAPRLFSKLK from the coding sequence ATGTTTTCTGTTACTGAATATTTAGAAGATTTGAAGGAAGCTTTTATTCCTACTGTTGCTAAAGCCGAGGATGAAGTCGATGAGGACGAGGAAGAGGAAGATGAGGATGAGGATGAGGAAGATGAGGACGAGGCTAGTGATCAAATGGAAGCTTTAAGGAAAGCCGCTCTGGAGACTCCAGAAGGTCAAGAGCTTCATAAACATTACTTGGACTGTGTTGCAAGGGTTGAAAAAGCTAAGGAATCGCCTGACTACGACAGTTTGGACTACAAGGAGGATTGTGTCGAAGAGTTTTTCCACTTACAACATTACTCCGATAGCCAAATTGCACCAAGACTATTCAGTAAGTTGAAATAG
- the SNL1 gene encoding Snl1p (similar to Saccharomyces cerevisiae SNL1 (YIL016W); ancestral locus Anc_7.183), producing the protein MDLFQQLFDTDLKSLINKTQNDNLMATLCITGVTATLLAIFLLKSSSAGKSKKGKKKKLKKQNMKVAKKPLTLEEKIEKVLGTYNTEYRDGINKLLETFDKSEKQVYEKNYFNEMLLKLLIELDGVDLMDISDPERKTALKLRRKEAIKLIQGELNKLDNLSQ; encoded by the coding sequence ATGGATTTATTTCAACAACTTTTCGATACAGATTTAAAATCtctaataaataaaacacaAAATGACAATTTGATGGCTACATTATGTATCACTGGCGTGACAGCTACTTTGCTTGCTATATTTCTGTTAAAGAGCAGCTCTGCTGGCAAGAGCAAGAAGgggaagaagaagaaattgaagaagcaAAACATGAAGGTGGCTAAGAAACCATTGACATTGGAAGAGAAGATCGAGAAAGTATTGGGTACTTATAACACTGAATACAGGGATGGTATAAACAAACTGCTGGAAACGTTTGATAAAAGTGAAAAGCAAGTGTAtgaaaagaattattttaacgaaatgttattgaaattattgattGAATTAGATGGCGTTGATTTAATGGATATCAGTGACCCAGAGAGGAAGACTGCATTGAAATTGAGACGTAAAGAAGCCATCAAACTGATACAAGGTGAACTAAATAAGCTAGATAACCTTTCCCAGTGA
- the RPL29 gene encoding 60S ribosomal protein eL29 (similar to Saccharomyces cerevisiae RPL29 (YFR032C-A); ancestral locus Anc_7.189): MSKSKNHTAHNQTKKAHRNGIKKPRTYKYPSLKGVDPKFKRNHKHALHGTQKALAAKRAAKN; this comes from the coding sequence ATGTCTAAATCTAAGAACCATACCGCTCACAACCAAACCAAAAAGGCTCACAGAAACGGTATTAAGAAGCCAAGAACTTACAAGTACCCATCTTTAAAGGGTGTTGATCCAAAATTCAAGAGAAACCACAAACATGCTTTACATGGTACTCAAAAAGCTTTAGCTGCCAAGCGTGCTGCTAAGAACTAA
- the SMC2 gene encoding condensin subunit SMC2 (similar to Saccharomyces cerevisiae SMC2 (YFR031C); ancestral locus Anc_7.186) — protein sequence MKVAELIIDGFKSYATRTVISEWDPQFNAITGLNGSGKSNILDAICFVLGISSMSTVRASNLQDLIYKRGQAGVTKASVTIVFDNSDKSKAPIGFETSLTISVTRQIVLGGTSKYLINGHRAPQQSVLHLFQSVQLNINNPNFLIMQGKITKVLNMKPTEILALIEEAAGTKMFEDRREKAIRTMAKKETKLQENRTLLKEEIEPKLEKLRLEKRTFLDFQETQTDLEETDRVVNAYDYHRLKSQKELFKETLSSKENKIKDLNSQISKLAEELESLNEDFEEIRKKKNAEMDKNSNLSKLEEEENEIINETSKLNVLLKICSDNYKENVNKIQIHKKIIEDSSMELAKKADVYKKSKEDYKTLNDQLDTLKDLHKKKEDLLSTLSTGISSTGLTDGGYEAQLGKAKKSLNGYKISIKKSNMKIDLLRKELENNKPKLIQAEKENEVNIQNIKDCESNCSKLEADIANYGYDPKLIGELKRKENEIQQILYKLNNENEYLRRKVSNVDFSYSNPEPNFDPKSVKGVAARLFTIDKQNYDSATALQVCAGGRLYNVVVDNETTASKLLEKGRLRKRVTIIPLNKISARTIDNNTLNYAKQLAPGKVELALNLIGYEDEVAKALQFIFGSSLICNDAETAKKITFNPKIRTRSITLDGDVYDPEGTLSGGSRTNTSSILVDIQKYNESTEKINNYQNELKSIRKKLSEQEDIYKQTKELQNQLSLLNHKLEISKRNFGSNPASQVLKRNKDIQEEILICEKENETSYENSNALEKEIQSITKDLNEFNNDKGSKLKELKAEVEKLSKEIETKDRHLDDKTELFQTLELETEQHNTDIETNTELVKQAEDTLKELKIEEDSLIDSIKEQKNKLETVRAYLTKERKRLFDIDEETKDLERLLKSKHQLKNDNEIELQQLEHELKKFKNDSTNIEELIRRLIEENEWLNDDKLVEGVIGQHRGINLEEQRERAKQLRVRFDKMKVKVNTNIMSMIESVEKKEAALITMIKTIEKDKVKIQDTITKLNEYKRDTLIKTWKKVTVDFGNIFADLLPNSFAKLVPSEGKDITEGLEVKIKLGKLWKESLVELSGGQRSLIALSLIMALLQFRPAPMYILDEVDAALDLSHTQNIGHLIKTRFKGSQFIVVSLKEGMFNNANRVFRTRFQDGTSVVSIM from the coding sequence ATGAAAGTCGCAGAATTAATTATCGATGGTTTTAAATCATACGCAACAAGAACAGTGATATCTGAATGGGACCCTCAATTTAATGCTATTACTGGTCTTAACGGTTCAGGTAAATCGAACATTCTGGATGCTATATGTTTTGTACTGGGTATTTCATCGATGAGTACTGTCAGAGCATCGAATTTACAAGATTTGATCTATAAGAGAGGTCAAGCTGGTGTAACTAAAGCTAGTGTTACCATTGTGTTTGATAATTCTGATAAATCAAAGGCACCAATTGGTTTTGAAACATCTCTGACAATTTCAGTAACAAGACAAATAGTATTGGGTGGTACAtcgaaatatttgattaatGGTCACCGAGCACCACAACAATCAGTACTGCATTTATTTCAATCAGtacaattaaatataaataatccaaattttttgattatgCAAGGTAAAATCACAAAAGTTCTCAATATGAAACCGACAGAAATTTTAGCTTTAATTGAAGAAGCAGCAGGAACAAAGATGTTTGAAGATAGAAGAGAAAAGGCCATAAGAACGATGGCTAAGAAAGAAACCAAGCTGCAAGAAAATCGAACCCTATTGAAGGAGGAGATTGAACCTAAATTGGAAAAACTAAGACTGGAAAAACGTACTTTTTTGGATTTCCAAGAAACACAGACTGATCTGGAAGAAACTGATAGAGTAGTCAACGCATATGATTATCACAGACTTAAATCACAAAAGGAATTATTTAAGGAAACATTATCAagtaaagaaaataaaataaaagacTTAAATTCACAAATCTCAAAGTTAGCTGAAGAATTGGAAAGCTTAAATGAAGATTTTGAAGAGATcagaaaaaagaagaatgCAGAAATGGATAAAAATAGCAATCTTTCGAAACTTGAGGaggaagaaaatgaaattattaatgaaacttCTAAATTGaatgttttattaaagatttgTTCAGataattataaagaaaatgtcAACAAAATACAGATtcataaaaaaattatagaGGATTCTTCTATGGAACTAGCTAAAAAAGCCGATGTGTATAAGAAGTCTAAAGAAGATTATAAAACGTTAAACGATCAATTAGATACACTTAAAGACTTGcataaaaaaaaagaagatctTCTTTCTACTTTATCCACAGGCATTTCGTCAACTGGTCTAACAGATGGAGGTTATGAAGCTCAACTTGGGAAAGCTAAGAAAAGTTTAAATGGGTACAAGATATCCATCAAGAAATCTAATATGAAAATTGACTTATTGAGgaaagaattagaaaataataagcCCAAGTTAATTCAAgctgaaaaagaaaatgaagtaaatattcaaaatataaaagattGTGAAAGTAACTGTTCTAAACTTGAAGCTGACATAGCTAATTATGGTTATGATCCAAAACTCATTGGCGAGTTAAAGAGAAAAGAAAACGAAATAcaacaaattttatataaactCAATAATGAGAATGAATATTTGAGGAGAAAAGTATCTAACGTTGATTTTTCTTACTCTAACCCCGAACCAAATTTTGATCCAAAATCAGTTAAAGGTGTAGCTGCTCGTTTATTCACGATTGATAAACAAAACTATGACAGTGCAACTGCTTTACAAGTATGTGCAGGTGGTAGATTATACAATGTAGTCGTCGATAATGAAACAACTGCTTCTAAGTTATTAGAGAAGGGTAGATTACGTAAACGGGTTACGATCATtcctttaaataaaatctcAGCAAGAactattgataataatactttAAATTATGCTAAACAACTTGCTCCTGGAAAAGTTGAATTGGCGTTGAACTTAATCGGGTATGAAGATGAAGTCGCTAAAGCATTgcaatttatttttggcAGCAGTTTGATCTGTAATGATGCTGAGAcagcaaaaaaaattacatttaACCCTAAAATTCGCACTAGAAGTATCACTTTAGATGGTGATGTTTATGACCCAGAAGGAACTTTATCTGGTGGTAGTAGAACCAACACAAGTTCTATCCTTGttgatattcaaaaatataatgaatctacagaaaaaatcaataattatcagaatgaattgaaatctataagaaaaaaactATCAGAGCAggaagatatatataaacaaacAAAAGAGTTGCAAAACCAATTGTCTCTTCTAAACCATAAACTGGAAATTTCTAAAAGAAATTTTGGTTCAAATCCAGCTTCTCAAGTACTAAAGagaaataaagatattcaagaagaaataCTTATTTGcgaaaaagaaaatgaaacgAGTTATGAAAACTCCAACGCATTGGAGAAAGAAATTCAAAGTATTACGAAAGATCTGAATGAgtttaataatgacaaGGGATCTAAGTTGAAAGAGCTTAAAGCTGAAGTTGAAAAGTTGTCAAAGgaaattgaaacaaaaGATAGACACTTAGATGACAAGACAGAATTATTTCAAACTTTGGAATTGGAAACAGAACAACATAATACTGATATTGAAACCAATACTGAGTTGGTAAAACAAGCTGAAGATACTTTAAAGGAGTTAAAAATCGAAGAAGATAGTTTAATTGATTCCATcaaagaacaaaaaaataagttGGAAACTGTGAGAGCTTATTTAACAAaggaaagaaaaagattGTTTGATATTGACGAAGAAACCAAAGATTTAGAGAGgttattaaaatctaaACACCagttaaaaaatgataatgaaattgaattgCAACAGCTTGAACATGAGttgaaaaaattcaaaaatgatTCCACTAATATTGAGGAATTGATTAGACGATtgattgaagaaaatgagTGGTTGAACGACGATAAACTTGTTGAAGGTGTAATTGGTCAACATAGAGGTATTAACTTAGAAGAACAAAGAGAACGTGCCAAACAATTGAGAGTAAGATTTGATAAAATGAAAGTCAAAGTCAATACAAACATCATGAGCATGATTGAGAGCgtagaaaagaaagaagcAGCTTTGATTACTATGATTAAGACAATTGAGAAAGACAAGGTTAAGATTCAAGAtacaataacaaaattgaaCGAATATAAAAGAGATACTTTAATTAAAACATGGAAAAAGGTCACTGTTGATTTTGGTAATATTTTTGCGGATCTACTGCCAAACTCTTTTGCAAAGCTTGTTCCAAGCGAAGGTAAAGATATCACTGAGGGTCTTGAAgtcaaaattaaattaggTAAGCTATGGAAAGAAAGTCTGGTTGAACTTTCAGGTGGCCAAAGATCATTGATTGCTCTTTCTTTGATCATGGCGTTGTTACAATTCCGACCTGCACCAATGTATATATTAGATGAAGTAGATGCAGCGTTAGATTTAAGTCATACGCAAAATATTGGTCATTTGATCAAGACAAGGTTCAAAGGTTCTCAATTTATCGTTGTATCATTAAAGGAAGGGATGTTTAATAATGCAAACAGGGTCTTTAGAACCAGATTCCAAGACGGTACTTCTGTTGTGAGCATTATGTAG